One window of Aspergillus oryzae RIB40 DNA, chromosome 3 genomic DNA carries:
- a CDS encoding tRNA 2'-phosphotransferase (RNA:NAD 2'-phosphotransferase TPT1), with protein MYPITTRYQIHENKKSNPPHPRDKLVRRNKRKQPTIKPLRHHFQHLSPWSKIMGQQRRGKPSGGRDVTVSKALSLLLRHAAEKEGLKLDAQGYANVADVLAWRKLKSLKVTFPEIVAAVATSDKKRFALLHIPSTEAQAQQSTSAEASTEHGIPTTSAGQDSATETALAVSESDLDPAHFLIRATQGHSIKSVDAASLMEKLSLDEEAKLPDTVVHGTFHAAWPAILASGGLKSMGRNQVHFATGPSVESVLAQGAQGSKEVTGDHGEKVISGMRRDAQVLIYIDLKKALAAGCPFWRSENGVILSEGMVVEGSSGIVPVEFFDVVVERKHGLGKIWEGGKEVQALPEELVKQGNPKGRRNANKKKEDTTQP; from the exons ATGTATCCAATCACAACCCGTTATCAAATAcatgaaaacaaaaaatcTAACCCTCCGCACCCCAGAGACAAACTAGTGCgcagaaacaaaagaaaacagccCACAATTAAACCCCTCCGACACCACTTCCAACACCTATCTCCCTGGTCAAAGATCATGGGCCAACAACGCAGAGGCAAACCCTCCGGGGGCCGCGACGTAACCGTCTCCAAAGCCCTGAGTCTGTTACTCCGACACGCcgccgaaaaagaaggcctGAAGCTGGACGCGCAAGGCTACGCGAACGTCGCAGACGTG CTCGCCTGGCGCAAACTTAAATCCCTTAAAGTTACCTTCCCTGAAATCGTCGCCGCCGTCGCAACCTCTGACAAAAAGCGCTTCGCCCTTCTACATATTCCCTCCACTGAAGCCCAGGCCCAGCAATCGACCTCGGCAGAAGCTTCTACAGAGCATGGCATCCCGACGACAAGCGCGGGGCAGGATTCCGCGACGGAGACAGCTCTCGCGGTGTCCGAGTCGGACCTCGACCCGGCGCATTTTTTGATCCGTGCGACGCAGGGGCATAGTATTAAGAGTGTGGATGCGGCTTCGTTGATGGAGAAATTGTCCctggatgaggaggccaAGTTACCTGATACTGTTGTGCATGGGACGTTTCACGCTGCTTGGCCGGCCATTCTGGCCTCTGGGGGTTTGAAGAGTATGGGGCGGAATCAGGTGCATTTTGCTACGGGGCCGTCTGTGGAGTCTGTACTCGCACAGGGGGCGCAGGGGTCGAAGGAAGTTACAGGGGATCATGGGGAGAAGGTGATCTCGGGGATGCGCCGGGATGCGCAGGTGCTTATTTATAttgatttgaagaaggcgcTGGCGGCTGGGTGTCCGTTTTGGAGGAGTGAGAATGGGGTTATTTTGAGTGaggggatggtggtggagggcAGTAGTGGTATTGTTCCAGTGGAGTTCTTTGATGTGGTGGTTGAGAGGAAGCATGGGTTGGGGAAGATATGGGAGGGTGGGAAGGAGGTTCAGGCGTTGCCGGAAGAGTTGGTGAAGCAGGGGAATCCTAAGGGGAGACGGAATgcgaacaagaagaaggaagacactACGCAGCCATGA
- a CDS encoding uncharacterized protein (uncharacterized conserved protein, contains WD40 repeats), protein MSPSNEPTALTLSGNGQVNIITTKPPSPPVRLSSQGLLIRGTSGDDADFRTISPLPSQGLRVSEVIEDLRERILPSHDIQEVSRENHHTKPLSSREARERALSLGASGNLITAEEALTLLTINRLRCKEGYLFDAARNRRILADDHRLQGFWGWIERARNDSSNDSMIANGLDLNYVGVCDIWNNDLGDTLDTRHLEPDARLDISKVIVNLVREQLNLPETRGCETDYPEHRRLCLRLCGAAQTHRELEELVRTLSADSQHTKAAALAVFQDEAKLAYLALRSHHPTQAHKLLAMAIAGAAKGDTDPDWEDTCAEIAKELTDPYARAILALVSKGDWNSVIQETTLPLKYRIEVAVRWLPDDELTEYINEMTAEAILQGDIEGIVLTGLGPSAMDLFQSYIRKFNDVQTPVLAMSHSVPRFINNNPNRARFEAWRETYRWQINSWKLQLERARFDVGSRKFAVTWDGRKLIEPPRQQVSLTCNYCTRPLTQHDASSQLSPSTTGEVVHPTPGNPLGTSAMSGMVCPRCGRHMPRCGVCTFWLGSPDPMSKACLAADAGQQAGKPTQAEMMRRFIVFWYVRLPNATVSVIDEVLILPFNFPLFLPCGMGYGGGRVWCCF, encoded by the exons ATGAGCCCCTCCAATGAGCCTACTGCCTTAACGTTGTCGGGCAATGGCCAGGTCAATATTATCACGACAAAACCGCCGTCACCTCCTGTACGACTCTCCTCCCAAGGCTTGTTGATACGTGGGACATCTGGGGACGACGCAGATTTCCGAACGATAAGCCCTCTACCAAGTCAAGGACTGCGCGTTTCTGAGGTGATTGAAGACCTTCGTGAACGTATTCTACCAAGCCACGATATCCAGGAAGTATCGCGTGAAAATCATCACACAAAGCCATTATCTAGCCGTGAGGCTCGAGAACGCGCTCTATCTCTAGGAGCTTCGGGAAATCTGATAACAGCCGAGGAGGCTTTGACCCTATTGACCATCAACCGACTTCGTTGTAAAGAGGGATATCTATTTGATGCAGCCCGGAACCGGAGGATACTCGCCGATGATCATCGCCTGCAAGGTTTCTGGGGTTGGATCGAAC GTGCGCGCAATGACTCGTCTAATGACTCAATGATTGCAAATGGCTTGGATCTGAACTACGTGGGAGTCTGTGACATCTGGAACAATGATCTAG GCGATACCTTGGACACTCGGCACCTCGAACCCGATGCCAGACTTGATATCAGTAAGGTCATCGTCAATCTTGTTCGAGAACAATTAAATCTCCCTGAGACCAGGGGCTGTGAGACAGATTATCCAGAGCATCGCAGGCTTTGCCTCCGACTCTGCGGCGCGGCTCAGACTCACCGTGAATTGGAAGAACTCGTCAGAACATTGTCAGCCGATAGCCAGCATACTAAAGCAGCAGCTCTGGCTGTCTTCCAGGATGAGGCTAAACTGGCCTACTTAGCGTTGCGAAGCCACCACCCCACTCAAGCACATAAGCTGCTTGCCATGGCCATTGCTGGTGCAGCGAAGGGTGACACTGACCCAGATTGGGAGGACACCTGCGCGGAGATTGCCAAAGAACTCACAGACCCGTACGCACGAGCGATCTTGGCACTTGTGAGCAAAGGGGACTGGAACTCTGTCATTCAGGAAACCACGCTTCCTTTGAAGTATCGAATTGAGGTTGCTGTGCGTTGGCTGCCCGACGATGAGCTGACCGAGTATATAAATGAAATGACCGCCGAGGCCATCCTTCAGGGAGACATCGAAGGTATTGTGCTAACAGGACTGGGGCCTTCCGCTATGGACCTTTTTCAATCATACATCAGGAAATTCAACGACGTACAAACACCGGTCCTCGCCATGAGCCACTCCGTCCCACGATTCATTAATAACAACCCTAATAGAGCTCGTTTTGAAGCATGGCGTGAAACGTACCGTTGGCAGATTAATTCCTGGAAACTACAGCTGGAACGAGCACGATTCGATGTCGGTTCTCGCAAATTTGCCGTCACCTGGGACGGTAGAAAGCTGATTGAGCCACCGCGACAACAAGTCAGTCTGACTTGCAATTACTGTACCCGACCACTTACTCAACACGATGCCTCTTCTCAGCTGTCACCATCTACCACGGGTGAGGTCGTTCACCCCACCCCTGGGAATCCCCTGGGCACGTCGGCGATGTCCGGAATGGTTTGTCCACGCTGCGGTCGGCACATGCCCCGATGCGGCGTTTGTACTTTTTGGCTGGGATCCCCAGACCCGATGTCCAAAGCGTGCCTCGCCGCTGACGCTGGACAGCAGGCCGGAAAGCCTACCCAAGCGGAGATGATGCGAAGATTCATCGTGTTTT GGTATGTCCGGTTGCCGAATGCAACTGTGTCTGTGATCGATGAAGTGCTGATCTTACCTTTCAATTTTCCATTATTTTTACCTTGTGGCATGGGCTACGGTGGAGGAAGGGTTTGGTGTTGTTTCTGA
- a CDS encoding Efg1 domain-containing protein (predicted protein), with translation MPREDSRSQSPVSRPSGDRHYRDRSDPPKRKHNSDGASHQPYRKKVQLPKKEHQYPSVNELKKRIRDVKRLLNRVDLPADARIVQERALAGYENDLEEEEKRRERSKMIKKYHFVRFLDRKTASKDVKRLERREKEVSGSDLDSAAKEQKLAALAQKLRVARVNLNYTIYYPLAERYIALYADAKKKKEMVKDGNNDEDGDAGYTLVHANAADKPAMWHTVEKCMKDGTLELLRDGKLKNGESGAVTKEKSNVDKKKTSIRDSVQQKDTTKTSVKPQRREDKNAKDSRGFSSKNDSRHSRARQSSPDDNGDESDGGFFEM, from the exons ATGCCTCGAGAAGACTCCAGATCACAGTCGCCCGTCTCCCGACCCTCAGGCGACAGGCATTATCGGGACCGCAGCGACCCTCCTAAACGTAAACACAATTCCGACGGAGCGTCGCACCAGCCTTACAGGAAGAAGGTCCAGCTGCCAAAAAAGGAACACCAGTACCCTTCCGTCAATGAATTGAAGAAGCGCATTCGCGATGTCAAACGTCTCTTGAACCGGGTGGATCTCCCAGCAGATGCACGCATTGTGCAGGAGCGTGCCCTCGCTGGGTACGAGAATGAtctggaggaggaagagaaacgcCGGGAGCGGTCAAAGATGATCAAGAAATACCACTTTGTTCGATTCTTGG ATCGCAAAACTGCTTCCAAAGATGTCAAGCGCCTCGAACGTCGCGAAAAGGAGGTTTCAGGCTCCGACTTAGACTCCGCAGCCAAAGAACAGAAACTCGCCGCTCTTGCGCAAAAGCTCCGTGTCGCTCGTGTCAATTTGAACTACACCATCTACTACCCTCTAGCGGAGAGATACATCGCCCTGTACGCTGatgcgaagaagaaaaaggagatggtgaaggatGGAAATAATGATGAAGACGGCGATGCAGGTTATACACTTGTTCATGCGAATGCTGCTGATAAGCCGGCTATGTGGCACACCGTTGAGAAGTGTATGAAAGACGGAACCCTCGAACTTCTGCGCGATGGAAAGTTGAAGAACGGAGAATCCGGTGCTGTGACCAAGGAAAAGTCCAACgtggacaagaagaagaccagtATTCGTGATTCTGTGCAGCAAAAGGATACCACGAAGACTAGTGTCAAGCCGCAAAGAAGGGAGGATAAGAATGCGAAGGACTCGAGAGGATTTTCGTCCAAGAATGACAGTCGCCATTCCCGGGCACGCCAGAGCTCACCTGACGATAATGGTGATGAGAGCGATGGTGGTTTCTTTGAGATGTAA
- a CDS encoding F-box domain protein (F-box protein containing LRR), with protein sequence MAATSTDRITPVSGVASPVSPASSTGQIPLDQPPKLKGRHKLLQSLQRISSSPSLKRGRSHSTGYRRDGKASLSCVSLGHSAYAPCLGNGSSSQLYGGLNVRPMTSGQAGPVEEHEGNARIRLVGSDSPNTAQSRSVPLPTELRPGPLGSPLGSTDVIQETAVVQPASKPKKTFDFWGSMPGELRMLILSYLTPREIVRCSLVSKAWNKMCFDGQLWSAIDTTDYYRDIPSDGLVKIIASGGPFVRDLNLRGCVQLREKWKSEGKRITDLCRNVVNFSLEGCRIDKTSMHYFLLRNPRLEYINVSGLSSVTNSAMKIIAQSCPQLEILNVSWCSGVNTNGLKRIIKECPKLKDLGASEIRGFDDEDFALELFKRNTLERLIASRTDINDVCLKILVHGIDPEMDVLLDRPIVLPRQLKHLDLHQCSDLTDNGVKSLAYNVPYLEGLQLSQCPELSDDSVIAVIRTTPRLTHLEIEDLERLTNSTLLEIAKAPCAEHLEHLNISYCEALGDPGMLQVMKNCPSLSSVEMDNTRVSDLTLMEASYRVRKRGYGEDLPRVGLRLVVFDCANVTWAGVKEVLSSNAYVPRSRKSLQATSAISVVAQAVVPDESTDTKTVITSSITPPPQPSVYPNEIIQLKCFYGWQMTVNEHNKRVLRGDLAAANRLDRKWADYMMATEEAGAAGAGARRRRRRAREAERIYNADDEGDDAYGIGGVSALGGRRRRAHSGGSCLVM encoded by the coding sequence ATGGCTGCTACGAGTACCGACAGGATTACTCCTGTGTCTGGAGTAGCCTCCCCGGTGAGTCCGGCCTCCTCAACAGGCCAGATACCCTTGGATCAACCACCAAAACTCAAAGGACGACATAAACTGCTGCAAAGCCTTCAACGCATCTCATCGAGCCCCAGTCTGAAGCGCGGCCGCTCCCATTCGACGGGCTACCGCCGAGATGGGAAAGCTTCATTGTCCTGCGTCTCACTAGGACATTCGGCATATGCTCCTTGCCTCGGTAACGGAAGCTCGTCGCAACTCTATGGTGGATTGAATGTGCGGCCGATGACTTCTGGTCAGGCTGGCCCAGtggaagaacatgaaggaAATGCTCGAATCCGCCTTGTTGGGTCCGACTCACCAAATACCGCTCAATCAAGATCAGTCCCTCTACCAACCGAGCTGAGACCAGGGCCCCTTGGATCGCCGCTAGGAAGTACCGATGTGATACAGGAAACTGCTGTCGTACAGCCCGCGtcgaagcccaagaagacgTTTGACTTCTGGGGAAGTATGCCCGGAGAGCTCAGAATGCTAATTTTAAGCTATCTGACTCCCCGGGAAATTGTTCGCTGCTCTCTCGTCTCTAAAGCCTGGAACAAGATGTGCTTTGATGGGCAGTTGTGGTCTGCAATTGACACTACAGATTACTATCGCGATATCCCTAGTGATGGTCTCGTGAAGATTATCGCCTCTGGCGGTCCATTCGTCCGGGATCTTAACCTCCGCGGTTGCGTTCAGTTACGAGAGAAATGGAAATCTGAAGGCAAGCGCATTACCGACCTGTGCCGAAACGTGGTTAATTTTTCCCTGGAGGGATGCCGCATTGATAAGACCTCCATGCACTATTTCCTTCTACGAAATCCTCGTCTGGAGTACATCAATGTCTCGGGATTGAGCAGTGTAACGAATTCGGCCATGAAGATCATTGCTCAATCATGTCCACAGCTTGAAATTCTGAATGTGTCCTGGTGCTCGGGCGTGAATACGAATGGGTTGAAGAGGATCATTAAAGAATGCCCGAAGCTGAAAGACCTGGGAGCCAGCGAAATTCGCGGCTTCGACGATGAGGATTTTGCGTTGGAACTATTCAAACGAAATACCTTGGAACGCCTGATTGCCAGTCGTACTGACATCAATGATGTGTGCTTGAAGATTCTCGTGCACGGTATCGATCCCGAAATGGATGTTCTTCTCGACCGACCCATTGTACTTCCTCGGCAATTGAAACACCTGGATCTGCATCAATGCTCTGATTTGACGGATAATGGAGTGAAAAGTCTCGCTTATAATGTTCCTTACCTCGAGGGCCTGCAACTTTCTCAGTGCCCCGAGCTTAGCGACGACTCTGTTATCGCTGTCATTCGTACCACGCCTCGCCTAACTCATCTCGAGATTGAAGACCTAGAGAGGCTCACCAATAGCACTCTTCTAGAAATTGCAAAGGCGCCATGCGCCGAACACCTCGAACATCTCAACATCAGCTACTGTGAAGCCCTCGGTGACCCCGGGATGCTTCAAGTTATGAAGAACTGCCCTTCCCTCAGCTCTGTTGAAATGGACAATACACGAGTTTCCGACCTTACTTTGATGGAAGCCAGCTACCGTGTTCGCAAGCGAGGTTATGGTGAAGACCTACCTCGTGTTGGCTTGCGCTTGGTTGTCTTCGACTGTGCCAACGTTACTTGGGCTGGTGTAAAAGAGGTTCTTTCTAGCAATGCCTATGTTCCACGTTCTCGCAAGTCGCTACAAGCTACATCAGCTATATCAGTTGTAGCACAGGCTGTCGTACCGGACGAGTCAACAGATACAAAGACAGTAATCACATCCTCTATCACACCCCCACCACAGCCTTCGGTATACCCCAATGAGATCATCCAGCTCAAATGTTTCTATGGGTGGCAGATGACCGTGAACGAGCATAACAAGCGAGTCCTGAGAGGGGATCTTGCTGCCGCAAACCGTCTGGATCGGAAATGGGCTGATTACATGATGGCTacagaagaagcaggcgCGGCAGGTGCTGGTGCTAGAAGAAGACGGCGTCGAGCTCGTGAAGCCGAAAGAATTTACAATGCTGACGACGAAGGTGATGACGCCTATGGTATCGGGGGCGTCTCCGCCCTTGGGGGAAGACGCAGGAGAGCACACAGTGGTGGGTCCTGTCTTGTCATGTGA
- a CDS encoding gamma-glutamylcyclotransferase family protein (predicted protein) — protein sequence MRNTRPSPMVRKFLRANASADPPRPSLLPSSDNSAENSWPQDPIRDEYCFFYGTLMDPNTLCKVLGSSKPPPIMRPARIIGYEIKLWGPYPALLDKPLHPVDGMVCGLLSPRQLDRLAAYETDKCRLRSCLINVLNNDGGAEKTIEGVSFMWNGRQDELREGTFDLKQWGKDRQLRELG from the coding sequence ATGCGCAATACCCGGCCGTCCCCTATGGTCCGCAAATTCCTTCGCGCCAACGCCTCAGCAGACCCGCCAAGGCCGTCGTTGTTGCCCTCATCTGACAATTCTGCCGAGAATTCCTGGCCTCAAGACCCTATCCGAGATGAATATTGTTTCTTCTACGGGACATTAATGGATCCAAATACATTATGCAAAGTCTTAGGATCGTCAAAGCCACCACCTATAATGCGCCCTGCTAGGATTATTGGTTACGAAATCAAACTTTGGGGCCCATACCCTGCTCTCCTCGATAAACCACTTCATCCAGTCGATGGAATGGTGTGTGGTCTCTTATCGCCGAGGCAACTTGATCGACTTGCCGCCTACGAAACGGATAAATGTCGTCTTAGATCTTGCTTGATTAACGTTCTGAATAATGACGGTGGCGCCGAGAAAACCATCGAGGGAGTTTCTTTCATGTGGAATGGTCGACAGGATGAACTTCGAGAGGGTACTTTTGACCTGAAGCAATGGGGGAAGGACAGACAGCTACGTGAATTGGGCTGA
- a CDS encoding uncharacterized protein (predicted protein) → MALIMSLTLSAFVKAAAARIGNPHPAKWKEGKLSGPPAGCVSMVLERGEKKKSVDIGNDSGTVRYRKFASHMGNDNATCGESNGETNPVHPALPAKSRPSKDAN, encoded by the exons ATGGCTCTGATCA TGAGCCTGACTCTGAGCGCCTTCGTAAAAGCGGCGGCAGCTAGGATAGGAAACCCCCACCCAGCAAAATG gaaagagggaaaactGTCCGGCCCTCCAGCAGGATGCGTGTCCATGGTACTGGAG agaggagaaaagaaaaagtccgTGGACATTGGAAACGACTCAGGTACCGTACGGTATAGAAAA TTTGCCTCCCACATGGGCAACGACAACGCCACCTGCGGGGAATCCAACGGCGAAACAAACCCAGTTCATCCTGCTTTGCCGGCCAAGTCGCGTCCGAGTAAGGATGCAAATTAA
- a CDS encoding serine/threonine-protein kinase (serine/threonine protein kinase), with amino-acid sequence MGSASYNPDGEPSPLSSPLGPLSESPETDPFIGLDPGRTNDSMRGSVETLSSYDHLSRSPLIEHEHGLGPSGLDRIRQPSRVLTLPNMSTSSLIPVTSRSHSPSPRSRSTSRTYSTRISLDDAGALEDLHRFPCESLHSFSFSQQSEELLHSRQNILKRSIDFMRDRFGWAANSPGIVNAQARISGDAEVQSVVDLLSKANVLGRDDRYNYARGPMTGPAVVDTGDVFEKAFFESQRPMAEIKELPRGCAPRTEQADTVSDLAGPQVSTQRRGRRSTPSSRRVSLKRTYTDVSSGTLQGRLMETLAQPFSATEPFSPTSTTFGFGLPIPVLHTHSSKWTPVSQAVFRTESRAPWTILAANDLSCLIFGVTQAELRRLSILEVVQKDRRQWLESKLRDPSTDVAAKLPERPRMTPVNPKSMGMGNGVTAQLLSKPPSRSRRAQTDDGYGSSKRMPQPLNHPSTKSRGVLLCGDVVPILKRNGARGSASVWVMEKRGGLIWVIEEIQEDVAYIRCDKSWNITETDGDTDRFWGRDMVMPGKPITDILPRLPKECLEGPLDQGLAKLCELKHFAAQTTAGTCFPVTVAKDTSSDSLRISSFPHVAGMMVLASSTLKVISSNSAFSAALFGHERPEGLHVNELIPGFEEYLNVLTEEEDVSLEDGIVIPEPSFRRARTLSILREGKANVASVFLEPNGLTANHRDGSTITVDVQLRVVKSGTIFPKQDEQSPTNDGDADSENDDTFAVAELVYALWVTYSRQIHTAGLSSPPRTDSPRVRSPSVVPASSLRSARTPHLPSLNTEQTSVETQIPTSTLSQQLTEAASEPLTDKPVQPVPEVKPVNAKEPPKKRTITDYVIIEEMGQGAYGEVKLARLKKNAAKKVVLKYVTKKRILVDTWTRDRRLGTVPLEIHVLDYLRRDGFKHPNIVEMEGFFEDDINYYIEMMPHGLPGMDLFDYIELKANMDESECRNIFRQVVDAIHHLHTKALVVHRDIKDENVILDGEGRIKLIDFGSAAYIKNGPFDVFVGTIDYAAPEVLQGKSYRGKEQDIWALGILLYTIVYKENPFYNVDEILDHPLRIPFLPFSEDCIDLIRRMLDRDVDNRLTITEVVEHPWMTDSE; translated from the exons ATGGGGTCAGCTTCCTATAATCCCGATG GCGAACCAAGTCCGTTATCGTCCCCTCTGGGTCCCCTTTCAGAGTCGCCAGAGACCGATCCTTTCATTGGACTTGATCCAGGCCGTACAAATGATTCAATGAGGGGCTCAGTGGAAACCCTTTCGTCCTATGATCACCTTTCAAG GTCACCCCTGATTGAACATGAACATGGACTTGGCCCGTCGGGCCTGGATCGTATCCGTCAACCCTCACGAGTCTTGACCCTTCCGAACATGTCGACTTCATCGCTTATTCCTGTCACATCCCGAAGCCACTCGCCCTCACCTCGCTCCCGGTCAACCTCACGGACATACTCCACACGGATCTCGCTGGATGACGCTGGCGCCCTAGAGGATCTCCATCGATTCCCTTGTGAATCCTTACActcattctcattttccCAACAATCAGAGGAGCTACTACACAGCCGTCAGAACATACTGAAAAGATCCATAGACTTCATGCGCGACCGCTTTGGATGGGCTGCAAATAGTCCCGGGATTGTGAACGCGCAGGCTCGCATAAGTGGTGATGCAGAGGTTCAAAGCGTTGTGGACCTGCTGTCAAAGGCGAACGTCTTGGGAAGGGATGACCGGTATAACTACGCACGCGGCCCTATGACTGGCCCCGCGGTCGTGGACACAGGTGATGTCTTTGAGAAAGCTTTCTTCGAATCCCAGCGTCCGATGGCTGAGATCAAGGAACTACCTCGCGGATGTGCACCAAGGACGGAGCAGGCGGATACCGTGAGCGACTTAGCCGGTCCCCAAGTTTCGACTCAAcggagagggaggagatcCACCCCCTCATCCAGGCGCGTAAGCTTAAAACGTACATACACGGATGTTAGCTCTGGTACCCTTCAGGGCAGGCTGATGGAAACTCTAGCACAACCCTTTTCTGCCACGGAACCCTTCTCCCCAACCAGCACCACTTTCGGATTTGGACTCCCGATACCTGTATTGCACACCCATAGCAGCAAATGGACACCAGTTTCACAGGCCGTTTTTAGGACCGAGTCTCGGGCCCCATGGACCATACTGGCAGCCAATGATTTGTCATGTCTGATATTTGGTGTGACACAAGCGGAACTCCGCAGGTTAAGTATCCTTGAAGTCGTACAGAAAGACCGGAGACAGTGGCTAGAATCTAAGCTACGGGATCCCTCTACTGATGTTGCGGCTAAGCTTCCGGAAAGACCCCGCATGACGCCGGTTAATCCCAAATCTATGGGGATGGGGAATGGCGTTACAGCTCAGCTTCTTAGTAAACCGCCTTCTCGATCAAGGAGGGCACAAACTGACGATGGCTATGGTTCCAGTAAACGTATGCCGCAGCCTCTCAATCATCCATCTACCAAGTCACGCGGGGTTCTACTGTGCGGAGATGTGGTTCCGATCCTGAAGCGCAATGGAGCAAGAGGTTCTGCCAGTGTCTGGGTTATGGAAAAGCGAGGTGGCTTAATTTGGGTAATTGAGGAGATCCAAGAGGATGTCGCTTACATCCGTTGCGACAAGTCCTGGAATATTACGGAGACCGATGGGGATACCGACAGATTCTGGGGCCGGGACATGGTCATGCCCGGCAAACCGATTACAGACATTCTGCCTCGCCTTCCTAAAGAGTGTTTAGAAGGCCCGCTCGATCAAGGTTTGGCGAAGCTTTGTGAGTTGAAGCATTTCGCTGCGCAGACCACTGCGGGGACTTGCTTTCCAGTCACTGTTGCGAAAGACACAAGCTCGGATAGTTTGCGGATATCGAGCTTTCCACATGTTGCCGGTATGATGGTGCTCGCATCGTCAACGCTGAAAGTTATCAGTTCGAACTCAGCGTTTTCTGCGGCTTTGTTTGGCCATGAGCGACCGGAAGGACTACATGTTAACGAGCTGATCCCCGGGTTTGAAGAGTATTTGAACGTGCTtactgaggaagaggatgtatCTCTAGAGGATGGAATTGTGATCCCTGAACCTAGCTTTCGGAGGGCTCGAACCCTGTCCATCCTTCGGGAAGGGAAAGCCAACGTTGCCTCAGTCTTTCTCGAGCCTAATGGCCTCACTGCCAACCACCGTGATGGCTCGACGATTACTGTGGATGTTCAGCTCCGCGTGGTCAAGAGCGGAACAATTTTCCCAAAGCAGGACGAGCAAAGTCCGACTAATGACGGCGATGCCGACTCCGAGAATGATGACACTTTCGCTGTAGCCGAATTGGTTTATGCACTATGGGTCACGTACTCGAGACAGATCCATACTGCGGgtctctcttctccacctcgGACTGATTCTCCGCGGGTGAGAAGCCCCTCGGTTGTTCCGGCATCCAGCCTCCGGTCGGCAAGGACTCCCCATTTACCATCCTTGAACACGGAGCAGACATCCGTGGAGACCCAAATACCAACATCGACATTGAGTCAGCAGCTTACCGAGGCGGCATCAGAGCCGCTCACTGACAAACCTGTACAACCTGTACCAGAGGTAAAGCCTGTAAACGCAAAGGAGCCTcccaagaagaggacaatTACCGACTATGTGATCATCGAGGAAATGGGCCAAGGGGCATACGGGGAAGTGAAACTTGCCCGtctgaagaagaatgccGCCAAGAAGGTCGTACTGAAGTATGtcacgaagaagaggattcTCGTAGATACTTGGACTCGCGACCGCCGCCTAGGTACGGTCCCGCTGGAAATCCATGTCCTGGATTACCTTCGGCGGGATGGTTTCAAACACCCCAATATTGTGGAAATGGAAGGGTTTTTcgaggatgatatcaattATTATATCGAGATGATGCCACATGGGCTCCCTGGTATGGATCTCTTCGACTACATCGAGTTGAAAGCGAACATGGACGAATCCGAGTGCAGAAACATCTTCCGGCAGGTCGTCGATGCTATCCACCATCTTCACACGAAAGCCTTGGTTGTTCACCGTGACATCAAGGATGAAAATGTGATTCTCGATGGTGAAGGCAGGATCAAGCTGATCGATTTCGGAAGTGCCGCTTACATTAAAAATGGACCGTTTGATGTCTTTGTGGGAACAATTG ATTATGCGGCGCCGGAGGTCCTGCAAGGCAAATCCTACCGAGGCAAAGAGCAAGATATCTGGGCTCTTGGTATTCTGCTTTACACAATCGTTTACAAAGAAAACCCATTCTATAACGTCGATGAGATTCTAGACCACCCGCTTCGAATTCCATTCCTACCGTTTTCGGAGGATTGCATTGACTTGATCAGGCGGATGCTTGACCGAGACGTCGACAACCGTCTCACCATCACCGAGGTTGTAGagcatccatggatgacTGACAGCGAATAG